In the Helianthus annuus cultivar XRQ/B chromosome 11, HanXRQr2.0-SUNRISE, whole genome shotgun sequence genome, one interval contains:
- the LOC110890436 gene encoding UDP-glycosyltransferase 76H1, giving the protein MGQREMAEEHGGRRWRLVLTASPLQGHMTPMLHLATFLHSKGFSITIAHSELNRPDPSNHPGLTFLPLHDNISATLDFANAIQFLQTLNDNCRPHFQEHLVQIINAQKDSSDKETIVIIYDNLMYFAGTVAGDLGLPSIVLRTSGSSIFPAIKIIPQLHQEGRFPVQDCMLQEIVTELDPLRYKDLPFYGLPIKQTLETINMIMPKTPPSAYLWNTLEFLEPSALTQIRDHYQVPVFTVGPLHKIIPTPSSTSFLEEDTSCISWLDKQAPKSVLYVSLGSIANMDEKVSTEMAWGLANSNQPFLWVVRPGSVKGFEWIEFLPEGLVSEMKARGLIVKWAPQKEVLAHSAVGGFWSHCGWNSTLESMFEGVPMLCQPFDLDQKVTTRYLSYVWKMGVEIVVERGEIEGAIRRVLVGKEGEEMKQRAMEIQEKVKDAISHGGSSQNSLKKLVEFILSL; this is encoded by the exons ATGGGACAGAGGGAGATGGCGGAGGAGCACGGCGGAAGACGATGGCGGTTGGTGTTGACAGCAAGTCCACTCCAAGGCCACATGACCCCCATGCTCCACCTTGCCACCTTCCTTCATTCCAAAGGCTTCTCTATAACCATTGCTCACTCCGAGTTAAACCGACCGGACCCTTCAAACCATCCTGGTCTCACCTTCCTCCCTCTACATGACAACATATCTGCCACCTTGGATTTCGCCAACGCGATCCAGTTCTTGCAAACTCTCAATGATAACTGCAGGCCCCATTTCCAGGAACACCTTGTTCAGATTATAAATGCACAAAAAGACTCATCTGATAAGGAAACAATCGTTATTATCTATGATAATCTCATGTATTTTGCTGGAACTGTCGCTGGCGATCTGGGTCTACCGTCTATCGTCTTGCGCACCAGTGGTTCGTCTATCTTTCCTGCAATCAAGATCATCCCTCAGCTTCATCAAGAAGGTCGATTTCCTGTACAAG atTGTATGTTGCAGGAAATAGTTACAGAACTGGATCCCTTGAGATATAAAGATCTACCTTTTTATGGTCTCCCAATAAAACAAACACTTGAAACGATCAACATGATCATGCCCAAGACACCTCCATCTGCCTATCTATGGAACACCCTTGAATTTCTTGAACCATCCGCACTGACCCAGATCCGTGATCACTACCAAGTTCCAGTCTTTACGGTCGGACCATTACACAAAATAATCCCAACACCTTCTAGTACTAGCTTTCTCGAAGAGGATACAAGTTGCATCTCATGGCTAGATAAACAAGCACCCAAATCAGTGTTGTATGTGAGCTTAGGAAGCATAGCTAATATGGATGAAAAGGTATCAACTGAAATGGCATGGGGTCTAGCCAATAGTAACCAGCCATTCCTGTGGGTGGTTCGACCCGGTTCGGTTAAAGGGTTTGAATGGATTGAGTTTTTGCCGGAGGGTTTGGTGAGTGAGATGAAGGCGAGAGGTTTGATCGTGAAATGGGCACCGCAGAAGGAAGTCTTGGCACATTCTGCGGTTGGGGGATTTTGGAGCCATTGTGGTTGGAATTCGACGTTGGAAAGCATGTTTGAAGGGGTTCCGATGCTATGCCAGCCGTTTGATTTAGACCAAAAGGTTACCACCAGGTACTTGAGTTATGTGTGGAAAATGGGTGTTGAGATTGTTGTGGAGAGAGGGGAGATTGAAGGTGCAATCAGAAgagttttggtgggtaaagaaGGGGAAGAAATGAAGCAGAGAGCTATGGAGATTCAAGAAAAGGTTAAAGATGCAATCAGCCATGGTGGTTCTTCACAGAACTCTTTAAAGAAGTTGGTGGAATTCATTTTATCGTTATAA
- the LOC110888366 gene encoding uncharacterized protein LOC110888366, producing MADDLPPLWFPPMSSDDSSDSSILFFQNLIEEAELQDTGTSNRRRYIERQREEGHETLMADYFVEDPKYNEDIFRHMFRMSKRLFLQIVSDVEENDPWFVEAPDARGRKGFTPLQKVTSAIKQLATGNTPDENDEYLHMAERTSRECLEYFCDTVCKIYGPEFLRRPTSHDMALLYQAHEEKHHLPEYRGQYMRGDHRYPTIMLEAVASQDLWFWHAFAGPPGSQNDINSIPYPHEVNEKKFKRQHEAARKDVERAFGVLKGKWGVLSRPMRARSVKKIRNVVYTCIILHNMILKDDGKAIAPVHIRDPPVEPALDDTVLGELLNEDTHWRLKHDLIDHLASQDLPHLLADSDED from the exons ATGGCGGATGACCTCCCCCCGTTATGGTTCCCACCCATGAGTAGCGACGATTCATCCGATAGTAGCattcttttttttcaaaatctcatcgaaGAAGCCGAACTTCAAGATACCGGCACATCTAACCGAAGGAGATATATTGAACGTCAACGTGAGGAGGggcatgagacactcatggcgGATTATTTTGTCGAAGACCCGAAGTACAACGAAGATATCTTTCGGCATATGTTCCGTATGTCGAAACGTTTGTTTCTACAAATTGTGTCCGATGTGGAAGAGAACGACCCGTGGTTTGTAGAGGCCCCCGATGCGCGAGGTAGGAAGGGCTTTACGCCCTTGCAAAAGGTGACATCGGCTATTAAACAGCTCGCAACTGGAAACACTCCAGACGAGAACGACGAGTACTTGCATATGGCCGAAAGAACTTCCCGTGAGTGCCTAGAATATTTTTGTGACACGGTTTGCAAAATATATGGTCCAGAGTTCTTACGTAGACCGACAAGCCACGACATGGCACTTTTATACCAAGCTCATGAGGAAAAACATCACCTTCCAG AGTATCGAGGCCAATACATGCGAGGAGATCATAGATACCCGACTATTATGCTCGAAGCGGTTGCTTCTCAAGACTTATGGTTTTGGCATGCTTTTGCCGGTCCACCGGGTTCTCAAAACGATATCAAT tcgatCCCTTACCCTCACGAAGTAAACGAAAAGAAATTCAAGAGGCAACATGAGGCGGCAAGGAAAGACGtcgaacgggcttttggtgttttgaagGGGAAATGGGGTGTATTGAGTCGACCGATGCGAGCAAGATCGGTTAAAAAAATTAGGAATGTCGTGTACACGTgtattattttacacaacatgattttgaaagacgATGGAAAGGCGATAGCACCGGTGCACATTCGGGATCCTCCGGTCGAGCCGGCTCTAGACGATACGGTGTTGGGCGAGTTGTTGAATGAAGACACCCATTGGAGACTCAAACACGATCTCATAGATCATCTCGCAAGTCAAGATTTACCCCATCTTTTGGCCGATTCCGACGAAGACTAG